The segment CCCTTCCATCTCGAAGAGGATGCGGCCCGGCTTGACCACGCACACCCAGGCTTCGGGCGCGCCCGTGCCCTTGCCCATACGCGTTTCCTGCGGCTTCTTGGTGATCGGCTTGTCCGTGAACACCCGGATCCAGATCTTGCCGC is part of the Acidobacteriota bacterium genome and harbors:
- the rplP gene encoding 50S ribosomal protein L16; amino-acid sequence: GKIWIRVFTDKPITKKPQETRMGKGTGAPEAWVCVVKPGRILFEMEGVDEATAKRAMELAAAKLPIHTKFATRFAQEHA